The following proteins come from a genomic window of Alicyclobacillus dauci:
- the pfkA gene encoding 6-phosphofructokinase, with product MRKIGVLTSGGDAPGMNAGVRAVVRAAIYRGLEVVGIRRGYAGLLDGDFKPMALESVGDIIQRGGTCLYTARCLEFLTEDGQRRGYQRLIDADVDGLVVFGGDGSFRGAQKLHNLGIKTIGVPSTIDNDIGACDANIGFDTAVQTAIEAIDKIRDTATSHERTYVIEVMGRSAGHIALSAGLAGGAESVLIPEVPYKLEDVVAKLQRGVARGKKHSIIIVAEGAGHGGEIGRYIEEHTGFDTRVTVLGHVQRGGAPSATDRVLASRLGAHSVELLVQGVSGHMAATQHGELTSVPFDEVFQSDRKPDKAVYELADILSI from the coding sequence ATCCGCAAGATTGGTGTTTTGACGAGTGGTGGCGATGCGCCGGGCATGAATGCAGGCGTTCGTGCAGTTGTAAGGGCCGCCATTTACCGGGGTCTCGAAGTGGTGGGAATACGCCGTGGCTACGCAGGCCTTTTGGATGGGGATTTCAAACCTATGGCGCTGGAATCGGTAGGGGACATTATCCAACGAGGGGGAACCTGCCTCTATACTGCGCGCTGTCTGGAATTTCTCACGGAGGACGGGCAACGGCGTGGATACCAGCGCCTCATCGATGCTGACGTAGACGGGCTGGTCGTTTTCGGTGGAGACGGTTCGTTTCGCGGTGCGCAAAAATTGCACAATCTCGGGATCAAAACTATTGGTGTACCGAGTACCATCGATAACGACATTGGTGCTTGTGACGCCAACATTGGCTTCGATACGGCAGTGCAAACGGCCATCGAAGCCATTGATAAAATCCGCGATACGGCAACGTCGCACGAGCGCACATACGTGATAGAAGTAATGGGGCGCAGCGCTGGGCACATTGCACTCTCTGCAGGACTTGCTGGTGGCGCCGAATCTGTTCTCATTCCTGAAGTCCCGTACAAACTTGAAGACGTGGTGGCAAAGCTACAACGAGGTGTGGCACGCGGTAAAAAGCATTCTATTATCATTGTGGCTGAAGGTGCTGGCCACGGTGGGGAAATTGGCAGGTACATCGAAGAGCACACGGGTTTTGACACCCGGGTAACGGTTCTGGGCCACGTGCAGCGCGGTGGTGCACCGAGTGCCACGGACAGAGTGCTGGCAAGCCGTCTTGGAGCGCACTCGGTCGAATTGCTTGTACAAGGGGTTTCAGGGCACATGGCAGCGACTCAGCACGGCGAATTGACGTCCGTGCCGTTTGACGAGGTCTTCCAGAGTGATCGCAAACCGGACAAAGCGGTTTATGAGTTGGCGGATATTCTTTCCATCTGA